A genomic window from Variovorax paradoxus includes:
- a CDS encoding CobD/CbiB family protein: MSFFAILCALLIEQVRPLGPHNPVYGAVLAWTRWTSRNFDAGKPHHGWIAWGLAVFVPTLGALGVHWLLVLTLGLPFAVLWSIAVLYVTLGFRQFSHHFTDIRDALDEGDEPLARSLLAHWQGVDAANLPRSEIVRHVIEHSVIAAHRHVFGVLAWFSIIAAIGLGPAGAVFYRMSEFVSRYWAHKNGAAVQPSSVSVQQAADRAWHMIDWLPARITALGFAVVGSFEEAIDCWRNDAQRFPNENDGVILAATSGAVNVRLGGGTLRPIPVTDPLPRAQAGESLADGRRTDTGSTPGREPEPGHLRSVVGLVWRSVVMWMVLLALLTLARLLG, translated from the coding sequence ATGAGCTTTTTTGCCATCCTGTGCGCGCTGCTGATCGAGCAGGTGCGGCCCCTGGGCCCGCACAACCCCGTGTACGGCGCGGTGCTGGCGTGGACACGCTGGACCAGCCGCAACTTCGACGCGGGCAAGCCGCATCACGGATGGATCGCCTGGGGCCTCGCGGTGTTCGTGCCCACGCTCGGCGCGCTGGGCGTGCACTGGCTGCTGGTGCTCACGCTCGGCCTGCCGTTCGCGGTGCTCTGGAGCATTGCGGTGCTCTACGTCACGCTGGGCTTCCGGCAGTTCAGCCACCACTTCACCGACATCCGCGACGCGCTCGACGAAGGCGACGAGCCACTCGCGCGCTCGCTGCTCGCGCATTGGCAGGGCGTGGATGCGGCCAACCTGCCGCGTAGCGAGATCGTGCGCCACGTGATCGAGCATTCGGTGATCGCAGCGCACCGCCATGTGTTCGGCGTGCTCGCGTGGTTCTCGATCATTGCGGCCATCGGTCTCGGGCCGGCAGGCGCGGTTTTCTATCGCATGAGCGAGTTCGTCTCGCGCTACTGGGCGCACAAGAACGGCGCCGCAGTGCAGCCGTCGAGCGTCTCGGTGCAACAGGCCGCGGATCGCGCCTGGCACATGATCGACTGGCTGCCCGCGCGCATCACGGCGCTGGGTTTCGCGGTGGTCGGCAGCTTCGAGGAGGCGATCGATTGCTGGCGCAACGACGCACAGCGCTTTCCCAACGAGAACGACGGTGTGATCCTCGCGGCCACGTCGGGTGCGGTCAACGTGCGCCTGGGCGGCGGCACACTGCGCCCGATCCCGGTCACCGACCCGCTGCCGCGCGCCCAGGCCGGCGAATCACTGGCCGACGGCCGCCGCACCGACACCGGCAGCACGCCGGGGCGCGAGCCGGAGCCCGGCCACCTGCGCAGCGTGGTGGGCCTGGTCTGGCGCTCGGTCGTGATGTGGATGGTGCTGCTGGCTCTGCTCACCCTGGCTCGCCTGCTCGGCTGA
- the hisC gene encoding histidinol-phosphate transaminase — protein MTHPVPAFWSPRIGVLEPYVPGEQPRIANLVKLNTNENPYPPSPIAIEAIRRAAENGLERYPDPTSLALREAVARRHGLRADDVFAGNGSDEVLAHAFFAFFQQAEPLLMPDVSYSFYKVYAQLYGIACEQQPVDEGLRINVDALAARARQGCAGIVIANPNAPTGIGLPLSRIEQLLEACPDRVVLVDEAYIDFGGESALPLIGRHPNLLVVQTLSKSRSLAGLRVGFACGQAHLIDALVRVKDSFNSYPLDRLASAGAIAALEDEDWFRSTRDKIVDTREGLGLQLEDLGFEVLPSQANFVFARHPQRDAAELAALLREHAVLVRHFRQPRIAQYLRISIGTREQCSTLVQRLQDILTPTP, from the coding sequence ATGACACATCCAGTGCCAGCCTTCTGGAGCCCGCGCATCGGCGTGCTCGAACCTTATGTGCCCGGCGAGCAGCCGCGCATCGCGAACCTCGTCAAGCTCAACACCAACGAGAACCCGTACCCGCCGTCGCCGATCGCCATCGAGGCCATCCGGCGTGCGGCCGAGAATGGCCTGGAGCGCTATCCCGACCCCACCTCGCTCGCGCTGCGTGAGGCGGTGGCGCGGCGGCACGGCCTGCGGGCCGATGACGTGTTCGCGGGCAACGGCTCGGACGAAGTGCTCGCGCACGCCTTCTTCGCGTTCTTCCAGCAGGCCGAGCCGCTGCTGATGCCTGACGTGAGCTACAGCTTCTACAAGGTCTACGCGCAGCTGTACGGCATCGCCTGCGAGCAGCAGCCGGTGGACGAAGGCCTGCGCATCAATGTCGACGCCCTTGCAGCGCGTGCCCGCCAAGGTTGCGCAGGCATCGTCATCGCGAATCCGAACGCGCCGACCGGCATTGGCCTGCCGCTGTCGCGCATTGAGCAACTGCTCGAAGCCTGCCCCGATCGTGTGGTGCTGGTCGACGAGGCATATATCGATTTCGGTGGTGAGAGCGCGCTGCCGCTGATCGGCAGGCACCCGAACCTGCTCGTGGTGCAGACCCTCTCCAAGTCGCGTTCGCTGGCTGGCCTACGGGTCGGCTTTGCCTGCGGTCAGGCGCATCTGATCGACGCGCTGGTGCGCGTCAAGGACAGCTTCAACTCGTACCCGCTCGACCGGCTGGCCTCGGCAGGTGCCATTGCCGCACTTGAAGACGAAGACTGGTTCCGCAGCACCCGCGACAAGATCGTCGACACCCGGGAGGGCCTCGGCCTCCAGCTCGAAGACCTGGGCTTCGAGGTGCTGCCGTCGCAAGCCAATTTCGTCTTCGCACGCCATCCGCAACGCGACGCCGCCGAGCTCGCGGCCCTGCTGCGCGAGCATGCGGTGCTGGTGCGGCATTTCAGGCAGCCGCGCATCGCGCAGTACCTGCGCATCAGCATCGGCACGCGCGAGCAATGCAGCACGCTGGTTCAGCGGCTGCAGGACATCCTCACTCCAACCCCTTGA
- a CDS encoding CoA pyrophosphatase gives MTNSSIPPQAASVEPVNAVAPPTLLQFDPRKVPFVAGGVEGLPAVPAVQLTAQALRARFATPPVWTPELRRDPRMTDRVPAQAAVLVPIVQRPQGATVLLTERTSNLSTHSGQVAFPGGRVDPEDSNIAAAALREAWEEVGLSAQYIEVLGNLPTYTTVTSFIVTPVVALVQPDFELTINPHEVAQAFEVPLAWLMDPANHRHHTVPAPDGTRRQWYSMPYQDGPDERFVWGATAGMLRNLYRFLAA, from the coding sequence ACGCCGTGGCGCCGCCCACGCTGCTGCAGTTCGACCCGCGCAAAGTGCCGTTTGTGGCCGGAGGAGTCGAGGGATTACCGGCGGTGCCGGCCGTGCAGCTGACGGCGCAGGCGTTGCGAGCCCGCTTCGCGACACCGCCCGTTTGGACGCCCGAGCTGCGGCGTGATCCGCGGATGACTGACCGCGTTCCCGCGCAGGCTGCGGTGCTGGTGCCGATCGTGCAGCGCCCGCAGGGCGCGACCGTGCTGCTGACCGAGCGGACCTCGAATCTGTCGACGCATTCGGGGCAGGTTGCGTTTCCCGGTGGCCGCGTCGACCCGGAGGACTCCAACATCGCGGCCGCCGCTTTGCGCGAGGCCTGGGAGGAGGTCGGCCTTTCGGCTCAATACATCGAGGTGCTTGGCAACCTGCCGACTTACACGACAGTGACCTCGTTCATCGTGACGCCGGTGGTTGCGCTGGTGCAACCCGACTTCGAGCTCACCATCAATCCCCATGAGGTCGCGCAAGCCTTCGAGGTGCCGCTCGCATGGCTGATGGACCCGGCGAATCACCGCCACCACACCGTGCCCGCGCCCGATGGCACCCGGCGCCAGTGGTACTCGATGCCCTACCAGGACGGACCCGACGAGCGCTTCGTCTGGGGCGCGACCGCGGGCATGCTGCGCAATCTTTACCGTTTCCTCGCGGCCTGA
- the rsgA gene encoding ribosome small subunit-dependent GTPase A, with translation MAKPGRAAPAAAAAKALHDGLVVASHGRHCLVETPTGERLICHPRGKKSQAVVGDRVHWQASEDEGTIEQVLPRRNLFYRQDEIRTKSFAANLDHVLILIAAEPEFSEHQLARALIAAEAERITPIIALNKSDLVEPFERAWTKLAPYRRMHHGVLPLSLKASGEADYASLMKLLAGKSTLVLGPSGSGKSTLTNLLVPGATVLTQEISQALNSGKHTTTSTTWYWIDEARTTGLIDSPGFQEFGLNHIAPMQLAGLMPDIAEHANDCKFYNCTHLHEPGCGVIANVETASSRPGAISASRYKIYGELFAELSQKRY, from the coding sequence TTGGCTAAGCCCGGCCGCGCCGCGCCCGCAGCCGCCGCTGCGAAGGCACTACACGACGGCCTTGTCGTTGCCAGCCACGGGCGTCACTGCCTCGTCGAAACGCCCACGGGCGAACGGCTGATCTGCCATCCGCGCGGCAAGAAGAGCCAGGCCGTGGTCGGCGACCGCGTGCATTGGCAGGCCAGCGAGGACGAAGGCACCATCGAGCAGGTGCTGCCGCGGCGCAACCTGTTCTACCGGCAAGACGAGATCCGCACCAAGTCGTTCGCGGCCAACCTCGACCATGTGCTGATCCTGATCGCGGCCGAGCCGGAGTTTTCCGAACATCAACTGGCCCGTGCGCTGATCGCGGCGGAGGCTGAGCGCATCACGCCGATCATCGCGCTCAACAAGAGCGACCTGGTCGAACCCTTCGAGCGCGCGTGGACCAAGCTGGCGCCTTATCGCCGCATGCACCACGGCGTGCTGCCGCTGTCGCTGAAGGCGTCAGGCGAGGCGGACTACGCCTCGCTGATGAAGCTTCTGGCCGGCAAGTCCACCCTGGTGCTCGGCCCGTCCGGCTCGGGCAAGAGCACGCTGACCAATCTGCTGGTGCCGGGCGCAACCGTGCTGACCCAGGAGATTTCGCAGGCGCTGAACTCGGGCAAGCACACCACCACGAGCACCACCTGGTACTGGATCGATGAAGCCCGCACCACTGGCCTGATCGACTCGCCGGGCTTCCAGGAATTCGGCCTGAACCACATCGCGCCGATGCAGCTCGCCGGGCTCATGCCAGACATTGCCGAGCATGCGAACGACTGCAAGTTCTACAACTGCACGCATCTGCACGAGCCGGGCTGCGGCGTGATTGCGAACGTGGAAACGGCGAGCAGCAGACCGGGCGCCATCAGCGCGAGCCGCTACAAGATCTATGGCGAGTTGTTCGCCGAGTTGAGCCAGAAGCGGTACTGA